Proteins from one Cicer arietinum cultivar CDC Frontier isolate Library 1 chromosome 3, Cicar.CDCFrontier_v2.0, whole genome shotgun sequence genomic window:
- the FT-B gene encoding protein FLOWERINGUS T, protein MRSKITMNPLVVGRVIGDVLDNFTDSVSLRVIYDNNKEVINSGELKPSQIVNPPRVQVGGNDFRTLYTLVMVDPDAPSPSDPNMREYLYWMVTNIPATTGTTFGQEIVSYENPRPTSGIHRVVFVLFRQPCRHTILAPGWRQNFVTRDFAEVYNLGLPVAALYFNVQRETGSGGRRMII, encoded by the exons ATGCGTAGTAAAATTACAATGAACCCTCTAGTTGTTGGTCGTGTAATTGGAGATGTTTTGGATAACTTTACAGATTCTGTGTCTCTAAGGGTTATTTATGACAATAACAAAGAAGTCATCAACAGTGGTGAGCTCAAACCCTCCCAAATTGTCAACCCACCAAGAGTTCAAGTTGGTGGAAATGACTTCAGGACTCTATACACTCtg GTCATGGTAGACCCTGATGCACCAAGCCCTAGTGACCCAAATATGAGGGAATACCTGTATTG GATGGTGACCAACATTCCAGCGACTACAGGGACAACATTCG GTCAAGAGATAGTGAGCTATGAAAATCCAAGACCAACATCAGGGATTCATCGTGTGGTTTTTGTGTTGTTTCGACAACCTTGTAGACACACAATATTAGCTCCAGGGTGGCGCCAGAATTTCGTCACTAGAGATTTTGCTGAAGTTTATAATCTTGGTTTACCTGTTGCTGCTCTCTATTTCAATGTTCAACGAGAAACTGGTTCTGGTGGAAGGAGGATGATcatataa